The Deltaproteobacteria bacterium region GCCTTTGATCACTTTTGGCCAGGGACTATCCAGAAGATGATTGCTCAGGCCATACAGTCCAGCCTCGAGCCTGGCCATTTCTCCGCGGTTGGAATAAACGAAAAGGTCTTGCTGGTCTCCGCACAGTAAATTAAAGCCGTTATATTTCCGGGCCTGTCTTGAAAGTTTTTCTACATAGGCAGCAGCGCTTTCGGAACCGGTAAGGAAATCACTGACCAGCAGGCCACGGGACAGGGCACCTGTTTTGACCGCACCGGGATCACGGTAATTGGTGATGGCGGTGAATTTTCCCCCTCGGGTAATCCCCATCCAGGTGCCGCCTTCTTTCAAATCGCGGCCGGCCAGCACTTGTGGCGCATCTTCCCAGAAAGCGACCGGAGAGGTCGGCCTCTCATAAAATTCATCCCGATTGGCAACCGCAATCAAGCG contains the following coding sequences:
- a CDS encoding NRDE family protein → MCFIVFAYQVHPAYRLIAVANRDEFYERPTSPVAFWEDAPQVLAGRDLKEGGTWMGITRGGKFTAITNYRDPGAVKTGALSRGLLVSDFLTGSESAAAYVEKLSRQARKYNGFNLLCGDQQDLFVYSNRGEMARLEAGLYGLSNHLLDSPWPKVIKGKKALSAALMKKGPDLETALFKILSDRKIAPDNKLPSTGVGLEWERLLSSIFIASPTYGTRSSTVLLIGKNRRVKLVEKVFNGRPEPWMESRFSFLLKGVNE